Part of the Synechococcus sp. HK01-R genome is shown below.
CCATTTCATCCATCCAATGCGACTGCTGCTGCTGATCGTTCTGCTGCTGTTGCCAGCTTTCTTTGCAGCGGTTGAGGTCTCCCTGCTGCGGCTTCGCCCCAGTCGTGTGCAGGTGCTCACCGAAGAGGGTGTCCCTGGTGCACCGGCGGTCCAGCGTTTGCAGCGGCGTTTGCGGCGGGCCCTGCTGATGTCGCAGCTGGGCGTGACTCTTTCCCTGGTGGCCTTGGGCTGGGTGGCGCGGGGCCTTGGCCATCAGTGGTGGCCCCACGACGCCCAGGCTGGTCGCTGGTGGGACCTGCTCTGGTTCGTGCTGCTGGTGGCCCTCGCCACCCTGTTGGCCGGTCTGCTGCCCCGTGCTTGGGTGCTGAATCGTCCGGAGCGGGCAGCGCTGCGTCTGGCGCCCTTGCTGGAGGTGGTGATGCGGGTGCTGAGACCCCTGCTCACGCTGCTCGAGGGGTGCGGCACGGTGTTGCTCCGGCTTGTGGGGCTGACCCCCCGCTGGGATGCTCTCGTGCCTGGTCTGACGGCCGGTGAGCTGGAGACCCTGATTGAGACCGGTGGGGTGACAGGCCTGCGGCCCGATGAGCGCAACATTCTTGAGGGCGTGTTCGCTCTGCGCGACACCCAGGTGCGTGAGGTGATGGTGCCCCGCTCCGGCATGGTCACCCTGCCGGTGGAGGTCCGTTTTGCCGAACTGATGGAGGCCGTGCATCGCACCCGCCACGCCCGCTTTCCCGTGATCGGCCAGTCGCTCGATGATGTGCGCGGTGTGCTCGACCTGCGGCGTCTCGCCGAGCCGATCGCCCGCGGGGCTCTTCAGGAGGACTCTCCGTTGGAGCCTTATCTGCTGCCAGCCCAGCGGGTGCTTGAGACCAGCACCCTGGCGGAACTGTTGGCCCTGATCCGCAGCGGTCACCCCCTCCTGCTGGTGGTGGATGAGCACGGAGGGACGGAGGGACTCGTGACCGCAGCTGACCTCACCGGTGAGATCGTCGGTGAGGAAGTGGAGCCGGAACCGGCCGTTCCCGACCTGCAGGCCCTCCCCGATCAGCCTGGCGTCTGGTTGGTGGCCGGTGACCTGGAGATCTTCGAGCTGAACCGGCAACTTGGCCTTGAGCTGCCGGAAGCCACGGATCACCACACCCTGGCGGGGTTTCTGTTGGAGCGTCTTCAGCACATCCCGGCCCCCGGGGAAGCCTTGCGACATCAGGGCTTGCACTTCGAGATCTTCGAGATGGAAGGGCCGCGGATCGTGCGAGTGCGACTCCTACT
Proteins encoded:
- a CDS encoding hemolysin family protein, whose protein sequence is MRLLLLIVLLLLPAFFAAVEVSLLRLRPSRVQVLTEEGVPGAPAVQRLQRRLRRALLMSQLGVTLSLVALGWVARGLGHQWWPHDAQAGRWWDLLWFVLLVALATLLAGLLPRAWVLNRPERAALRLAPLLEVVMRVLRPLLTLLEGCGTVLLRLVGLTPRWDALVPGLTAGELETLIETGGVTGLRPDERNILEGVFALRDTQVREVMVPRSGMVTLPVEVRFAELMEAVHRTRHARFPVIGQSLDDVRGVLDLRRLAEPIARGALQEDSPLEPYLLPAQRVLETSTLAELLALIRSGHPLLLVVDEHGGTEGLVTAADLTGEIVGEEVEPEPAVPDLQALPDQPGVWLVAGDLEIFELNRQLGLELPEATDHHTLAGFLLERLQHIPAPGEALRHQGLHFEIFEMEGPRIVRVRLLLPDDRGASVADQEQDHR